From the Tachyglossus aculeatus isolate mTacAcu1 chromosome 21, mTacAcu1.pri, whole genome shotgun sequence genome, one window contains:
- the ANHX gene encoding anomalous homeobox protein: protein MKKLLVLLKQAPSPHPPQDELVQLAGRFCRDFRDNPLELEPLVEALIKSEYLKYFLTNSDVVRACVLFYVHRRQHQAACRLLEGCKAVEDRKELVQLWNEIHYHRTMDKYNANFLTPVQRYRSRKRNPPPPSLCPEGVKTRNHPKEVRQKLLKFALEVTAHPNKEQQESLAVETNLHVHQITNWFANYRRRYPKTVPGQQDPPWHLAQIGNSTEDSRPQPVKESYLSEPTAAFQEGFHLKELETSVVPWETNWEESALELQHPADVPLMELLNSSFKQGNEFEQPSKVLGTPTTAEHTFYFEEPRTDYWPLPPSSIDETASRTPQLWLGHLMLDSNEQLPFKPEQLVYKELDFQEPFWDLPKEESSGGYQGPYQIPGPGYQEAMFKNPLGMTTEAGSEANCGLTSLEVGSFSLEEQLSTLESIFPQSSPQVTPTTLPVPTRWPDSW from the exons ATGAAGAAGCTCTTAGTCTTGTTGAAACAGGCCCCCAGTCCCCACCCTCCACAGGACGAGCTGGTGCAATTGGCTGGACGGTTCTGCCGTGATTTCCGAGATAACCCTCTGGAGCTGGAGCCGTTGGTCGAGGCTCTGATTAAATCCGAGTACCTGAAGTATTTCCTCACCAATTCCGACGTGGTCCGAGCTTGTGTGCTCTTCTACGTGCACAGGAGGCAACATCAGGCGGCTTGCAGGCTATTGGAG GGCTGCAAGGCTGTGGAAGACAGGAAGGAGTTGGTGCAACTGTGGAACGAGATTCATTACCACAGGACCATGGACAAGTACAATGCCAACTTCCTGACACCGGTGCAGAGGTATCGTTCCAGGAAGAG GaatcctcccccaccttccctctgtCCTGAGGGTGTGAAGACCCGAAATCACCCAAAAGAGGTGCGCCAGAAACTGCTGAAGTTTGCCTTGGAAGTGACGGCCCATCCTAATAAGGAGCAGCAG GAGAGCTTGGCTGTAGAGACCAACCTGCACGTTCACCAGATCACTAACTGGTTTGCTAATTACCGTCGTCGTTACCCGAAAACCGTTCCTGGACAGCAGGACCCACCGTGGCACCTTGCCCAAATTGGGAATTCAACAGAAGACTCAAGGCCCCAGCCAGTAAAGGAATCTTACCTCTCAGAGCCAACAG CTGCATTTCAGGAAGGTTTTCATCTGAAGGAATTAGAAACTTCGGTAGTTCCTTGGGAGACTAATTGGGAGGAATCAGCCCTGGAACTTCAGCATCCTGCGGATGTGCCTTTAATGGAGCTGCTGAATTCCAG TTTTAAGCAAGGAAATGAGTTTGAACAGCCCAGCAAGGTCCTGGGGACTCCTACCACTGCAGAACACACCTTCTACTTTGAAGAACCCAGGACAGATTACTGGCCACTTCCTCCCTCAAGCATCGATGAGACAGCCAGTCGCACTCCTCAACTCTGGCTGGGACATTTAATGTTAGACTCAAACGAGCAGTTGCCATTCAAGCCAGAGCAGTTGGTCTACAAGGAACTCGACTTCCAGGAGCCCTTTTGGGACTTGCCGAAGGAAGAGTCCAGCGGTGGTTATCAGGGTCCTTACCAGATCCCAGGTCCAG GTTACCAAGAAGCCATGTTCAAAAACCCCCTTGGCATGACGACTGAGGCTGGTTCAGAAGCCAACTGTGGATTGACCAGCTTAGAAGTGGGAAGTTTCTCCCTCGAAGAACAACTGAGTACCCTGGAGTCCATTTTTCCTCAGAG